One window of the bacterium genome contains the following:
- a CDS encoding SCO family protein has product MMERRFFSKRHGRSVAFALALLAAVPFAAVPARAQLNEEAVEYQEHLGEYIPGDIMLRDEQGQTVALADVIDKPTILMMVYFECPGICTPLLNEVADILGKSRLDPTKQPFQLLAVSFEPNDTSEMARMKRANYLKLVGRPLPEETWRFMTAEQASIDRLAGAVGFRYMRAGSEYTHAGGLVIVAPDRKITRYLLGTEFLPFDFQMGVYEASRGTVMPTTARLMKMCFSYDPEGRTYVFNIVRVTAFVMLSSLAVFVTFLYFTTRRKRRREG; this is encoded by the coding sequence ATGATGGAGCGCAGGTTCTTTTCGAAGCGGCACGGCAGGTCGGTGGCGTTCGCGCTGGCCCTGCTGGCCGCAGTGCCGTTCGCCGCTGTGCCGGCGCGGGCACAGCTGAACGAGGAAGCGGTCGAGTACCAGGAGCACCTGGGCGAGTACATCCCCGGTGACATCATGCTTCGCGACGAACAGGGCCAGACCGTGGCCCTGGCCGACGTGATCGACAAGCCGACCATCCTGATGATGGTCTATTTCGAGTGTCCGGGCATCTGCACGCCGCTGTTGAACGAGGTGGCCGACATCCTCGGCAAGAGCCGGCTCGACCCGACGAAGCAGCCGTTCCAGCTGCTCGCGGTCAGTTTCGAGCCGAACGACACGTCCGAGATGGCGCGGATGAAGCGCGCCAACTACCTGAAGCTGGTCGGGCGGCCGCTGCCTGAGGAGACCTGGCGGTTCATGACCGCCGAACAGGCGAGCATCGACCGGCTGGCCGGCGCCGTGGGCTTCCGCTACATGCGCGCCGGGTCGGAGTACACGCATGCCGGCGGCCTGGTGATCGTGGCGCCGGACCGGAAGATCACACGCTACCTGCTGGGGACGGAGTTCCTGCCGTTCGATTTCCAGATGGGCGTGTACGAGGCCTCGCGCGGCACGGTCATGCCGACGACCGCGCGCCTGATGAAGATGTGTTTCAGCTACGACCCGGAAGGCCGCACGTACGTGTTCAACATCGTGCGCGTGACGGCCTTCGTGATGCTGTCGTCGCTGGCCGTGTTCGTGACGTTCCTGTACTTCACCACCCGCCGCAAGCGGCGCAGGGAGGGTTGA
- a CDS encoding cbb3-type cytochrome c oxidase subunit I encodes MSGTNTGPAYTGSYLEDYGSRKGLMAWLTTTDHKRIGIMYMVAMFSFFAVAVALGLLIRLELMNPGMQFVTPRIYNSLFTLHGVIMVFLFIVPGIPAVMGNFILPLQLGADDVSFPKLNLASWYIYMAGALMAVISLFVGGGVPDTGWTFYAPYALRSGTNVSLAVLAAFVLGFSSILTGMNFITTIHRLRAPGMSFFRMPLFCWGLYATAWIQVIATPVIGITLLLVVMERALGIGFFDPARGGDPILYQHLFWIYSHPVVYVMVLPAMGVISEILPTFSGRTIFGYKAIALSSMAIAIVGYVVWAHHMFTTGISDTARWVFSLLTFLVAIPTGIKVFNWMATLYKGSIRIDVPLLYALGFIFLFSIGGLTGLVNGALATDIHVHDTAFIVGHFHYTMFGGAGIGFFAALHYWWPKVWGRSYNRKRALWAWGLIMVGFNTLYFPMLVLGIMGMPRRYADYLPQFHTPHFISTVGSWILVSGLILMFYNLIRAIKHGEKAPDNPWGGTTLEWQTTSPPPQLNFATPPVVTTGPYDHTAVRAAAAREVRS; translated from the coding sequence ATGTCCGGAACCAACACGGGGCCGGCCTACACCGGCAGCTACCTCGAGGACTACGGCAGCCGGAAGGGCCTCATGGCCTGGCTCACCACCACCGATCACAAGCGGATCGGCATCATGTACATGGTGGCGATGTTCTCGTTCTTCGCCGTGGCGGTAGCGCTGGGCCTGCTCATCCGCCTCGAGCTGATGAACCCCGGCATGCAGTTCGTGACGCCGCGCATCTACAACTCGCTGTTCACCCTGCACGGCGTGATCATGGTCTTCCTCTTCATCGTGCCGGGCATCCCGGCGGTGATGGGGAACTTCATCCTGCCGCTGCAGCTGGGCGCCGACGACGTGTCGTTTCCGAAACTGAACCTGGCCAGCTGGTACATCTACATGGCCGGGGCGCTGATGGCGGTGATTTCCCTGTTCGTGGGCGGCGGCGTGCCGGACACGGGCTGGACGTTCTACGCGCCCTATGCGCTGCGGTCGGGCACCAACGTCTCGCTGGCGGTGCTGGCGGCCTTCGTGCTCGGCTTCAGTTCCATCCTCACCGGCATGAACTTCATCACCACGATCCACCGCCTGCGGGCGCCGGGCATGTCGTTCTTCCGGATGCCGCTGTTCTGCTGGGGCCTCTACGCCACGGCCTGGATCCAGGTCATCGCCACGCCGGTGATCGGCATCACGCTGCTGCTCGTGGTCATGGAGCGGGCGCTGGGCATCGGCTTCTTCGACCCGGCGCGGGGCGGCGACCCGATCCTCTACCAGCACCTGTTCTGGATCTACTCGCACCCGGTCGTCTACGTGATGGTGCTGCCGGCCATGGGCGTGATCTCGGAGATCCTGCCCACCTTCTCGGGGCGCACGATCTTCGGCTACAAGGCGATCGCGCTGTCGTCGATGGCCATCGCCATCGTCGGCTACGTGGTGTGGGCGCACCACATGTTCACCACCGGCATCTCGGACACGGCGCGCTGGGTCTTCAGCCTGCTCACGTTCCTGGTGGCGATCCCGACCGGCATCAAGGTGTTCAACTGGATGGCCACGCTCTACAAGGGCTCCATCCGGATCGACGTGCCCCTGCTGTACGCGCTGGGCTTCATCTTCCTGTTCTCGATCGGCGGCCTCACGGGCCTGGTGAACGGCGCGCTGGCCACCGACATCCATGTGCACGACACGGCGTTCATCGTCGGTCACTTCCACTACACGATGTTCGGCGGTGCCGGCATCGGCTTCTTTGCCGCGCTCCACTACTGGTGGCCGAAGGTGTGGGGCCGCTCGTACAACCGGAAGCGCGCGCTGTGGGCGTGGGGCCTGATCATGGTCGGCTTCAACACGCTGTACTTCCCGATGCTGGTGCTGGGCATCATGGGCATGCCGCGCCGCTACGCGGACTACCTGCCGCAGTTCCATACGCCGCACTTCATCTCGACCGTCGGGTCGTGGATCCTCGTCTCCGGCCTGATTCTCATGTTCTACAACCTGATCCGTGCCATCAAGCACGGTGAAAAGGCCCCGGACAATCCCTGGGGCGGCACCACCCTGGAGTGGCAGACGACATCGCCGCCGCCGCAGCTGAACTTCGCCACCCCGCCGGTGGTGACCACCGGACCCTACGACCACACCGCCGTGCGCGCCGCGGCGGCCCGGGAGGTGCGTTCGTGA
- a CDS encoding 2,3-bisphosphoglycerate-independent phosphoglycerate mutase, translated as MSQESPITAAADTSAPKVVLCILDGVGYRSGPGSEVGNAVIGAHPRFYESLLRDYPFTTLSACGLDVGLPEGQMGNSEVGHLTIGAGRVINQELVRISRSLEEGDFAVRPAWTGFADACLAEGGRLHLLGLVSPGGVHSHTEHLYGIVAEAKKRGFRDIFIHAFLDGRDTDPQSGRGYVAELQQQLDRIGAGRIATVCGRYWAMDRDKRWDRVQRGWNLVVDGTLDAKGHRTTDAVAAIAASYAAGVTDEFMEPTVVTDATGAPLATVRDGDGIFFWNFRADRARELTWAFKQPGFDGFPITRRPRVHYLTMTPYDEKLDLPSIYAPEPIRLGLPEILAQAGLRNLRTAETEKYAHVTYFFNGGREEPWPGEVRRLVPSPKVATYDLQPEMSAPEVAAVLKEACLGSEFDVIVVNFASGDMVGHTGIYEAAVRAIATLDRLLGDVMPPSLARGTTWLVTADHGNCDEMLGPDGEVMTQHSLNRVPFILAGRSFAGKQGILRTDEKAGLADIAPTILQLLGLPQPEVMTGRSLLITAS; from the coding sequence ATGAGCCAGGAATCCCCGATCACCGCCGCCGCCGACACCAGCGCCCCGAAGGTGGTCCTCTGCATCCTGGACGGGGTGGGTTACCGCAGCGGTCCCGGCAGTGAGGTCGGCAACGCGGTCATCGGCGCCCATCCGCGGTTCTACGAGTCGCTGCTGCGCGACTACCCCTTCACCACCCTGAGCGCCTGCGGCCTGGACGTGGGCCTGCCCGAAGGGCAGATGGGCAACAGCGAGGTCGGGCACCTGACCATCGGCGCCGGCCGCGTCATCAACCAGGAACTGGTACGCATCTCGCGCAGCCTGGAAGAGGGCGATTTCGCCGTGCGGCCGGCCTGGACCGGGTTCGCCGACGCCTGCCTGGCCGAGGGCGGCCGCCTGCACCTGCTGGGCCTGGTCTCGCCGGGCGGCGTGCACTCGCACACCGAACACCTGTACGGCATCGTCGCCGAGGCGAAGAAGCGCGGCTTCCGCGACATCTTCATCCACGCCTTCCTGGACGGGCGCGACACCGACCCGCAGAGCGGGCGCGGCTACGTGGCCGAACTGCAGCAGCAGCTCGACCGCATCGGCGCCGGCCGCATCGCCACGGTCTGCGGCCGCTACTGGGCCATGGACCGCGACAAGCGCTGGGACCGCGTGCAGCGGGGCTGGAACCTGGTCGTCGACGGCACGCTCGACGCCAAGGGCCACCGCACCACGGACGCGGTGGCGGCCATCGCCGCGTCGTATGCCGCCGGCGTCACCGACGAGTTCATGGAGCCGACCGTGGTCACCGACGCGACGGGCGCCCCGCTGGCGACGGTGCGCGACGGCGACGGCATCTTCTTCTGGAACTTCCGCGCCGACCGCGCCCGCGAGCTGACCTGGGCCTTCAAGCAGCCGGGATTCGACGGTTTCCCGATCACCCGGCGCCCCCGCGTGCACTACCTGACGATGACGCCGTACGACGAGAAGCTGGACCTGCCTTCGATCTACGCGCCCGAGCCGATCCGGCTGGGACTGCCCGAGATCCTCGCGCAGGCGGGCCTGCGCAACCTGCGCACGGCCGAGACGGAGAAGTACGCCCACGTGACCTACTTCTTCAACGGCGGGCGCGAAGAGCCCTGGCCCGGCGAGGTGCGCCGCCTGGTGCCCTCGCCCAAGGTGGCGACGTACGACCTGCAGCCGGAGATGAGCGCGCCGGAGGTGGCGGCCGTCCTGAAGGAGGCCTGCCTGGGCAGCGAGTTCGACGTCATCGTGGTCAACTTCGCCAGCGGCGACATGGTCGGGCACACGGGCATTTACGAGGCCGCCGTCCGCGCCATCGCCACGCTCGACCGCCTGCTCGGCGACGTGATGCCGCCGAGCCTGGCCCGCGGCACCACCTGGCTGGTGACCGCCGACCACGGCAACTGCGACGAGATGCTCGGGCCCGACGGCGAGGTCATGACCCAGCACTCGCTGAACCGGGTGCCGTTCATCCTGGCCGGACGATCGTTTGCCGGTAAACAGGGGATCCTGCGGACCGACGAAAAGGCCGGGCTGGCGGACATCGCCCCGACCATCCTCCAGTTGCTCGGCCTGCCGCAACCCGAAGTCATGACTGGGCGTTCCCTATTGATCACGGCGTCGTGA
- a CDS encoding cytochrome c oxidase subunit 3 family protein translates to MAAEAGHHEHRDDEGSKTGMWLFLFTEVLLFGGLFIVYAVYRHRFGHEFHAAAGELNKFMGVTNTFVLLTSSLTMVLSVGALQRHRLAESLRWLWVTFGLACCFLVIKFFEWSAKHHHGIWPGGEHLHAMPPGEGLFFNLYFMMTGLHGIHVLVGMAVMATIAARMRAGKISGDRYGALEYTGLYWHLVDLVWIFLLPLFYLTN, encoded by the coding sequence GTGGCCGCCGAGGCCGGCCACCACGAGCATCGTGACGACGAGGGCAGCAAGACCGGTATGTGGCTCTTCCTGTTCACGGAAGTGCTGCTGTTCGGCGGGCTGTTCATCGTCTACGCCGTGTACCGGCACCGCTTCGGCCACGAGTTCCATGCGGCGGCCGGTGAACTGAACAAGTTCATGGGCGTGACCAATACATTTGTTCTGCTGACCAGCAGCCTGACGATGGTACTGTCGGTCGGCGCCCTGCAGCGCCACCGCCTGGCCGAGAGCCTGCGCTGGCTGTGGGTCACCTTCGGGCTGGCCTGCTGCTTCCTGGTCATCAAGTTCTTCGAGTGGAGCGCCAAGCACCACCACGGCATCTGGCCGGGCGGCGAGCACCTGCACGCCATGCCCCCGGGCGAGGGGCTGTTCTTCAACCTGTACTTCATGATGACCGGCCTGCACGGCATCCACGTGCTGGTGGGCATGGCCGTCATGGCGACCATCGCGGCGCGCATGCGTGCCGGCAAGATCTCCGGCGACCGCTACGGCGCGCTCGAGTACACGGGGCTGTACTGGCACCTGGTGGACCTGGTCTGGATCTTCCTGTTGCCGCTGTTCTACCTGACCAACTGA